In Burkholderia sp. GAS332, one DNA window encodes the following:
- a CDS encoding amino acid/amide ABC transporter membrane protein 1, HAAT family: MDIFIQQVLNGLVLGSVYAIIALGYTMVYGILGIINFAHGDVLMVGAMVALSAIGVLQNHFPGLGNVPTLIIALIIAAVVCSLVGYTIERVAYRPLRKAPRLAPLITAIGVSILLQTLAMMIWSRNPLPFPQLLPTDPINVIKATDTTPGAVISMTEIVIIVVAFLVMGGLLLLVHKTKLGRAMRAIAENPGVASLMGVNPNFVISATFMIGSALAALAGVMIASEYGNAHFYMGFIPGLKAFTAAVLGGIGNLGGAMVGGVLLGLIEQLGAGYIGNLTGGVFGSNYQDVFAFIVLIIVLVFRPSGLLGERVADRA; encoded by the coding sequence ATGGATATCTTCATCCAGCAGGTCCTCAACGGGCTGGTGCTTGGCAGCGTTTACGCCATCATCGCACTGGGCTATACGATGGTTTACGGCATCTTGGGCATCATCAACTTCGCGCATGGCGATGTGTTGATGGTGGGCGCGATGGTTGCGCTCTCAGCCATAGGCGTGCTTCAGAACCACTTCCCCGGCCTCGGCAATGTGCCGACGCTCATCATCGCGTTGATCATCGCGGCAGTGGTTTGCTCGCTGGTCGGCTACACGATTGAGCGCGTGGCCTACCGGCCGTTGCGTAAAGCGCCGCGTCTCGCCCCGCTGATCACCGCGATCGGCGTGTCGATTCTGCTGCAGACCCTCGCGATGATGATCTGGTCGCGCAACCCGCTGCCGTTCCCGCAGCTGTTGCCCACGGACCCGATCAACGTGATCAAGGCCACTGACACGACGCCAGGCGCCGTGATCTCGATGACCGAAATCGTGATCATCGTGGTGGCGTTCCTCGTGATGGGCGGCCTGCTGCTGCTGGTTCACAAGACCAAGCTGGGCCGCGCGATGCGTGCGATCGCCGAGAACCCCGGCGTTGCCAGCCTGATGGGCGTGAACCCGAACTTCGTGATTTCGGCGACCTTCATGATCGGCTCGGCGCTCGCTGCTCTGGCCGGTGTGATGATCGCGTCCGAATACGGCAACGCACACTTCTATATGGGCTTCATCCCAGGTCTGAAGGCCTTTACCGCGGCGGTGCTGGGCGGGATCGGCAATCTCGGCGGGGCGATGGTGGGCGGCGTGCTGCTCGGTCTGATCGAACAGTTGGGGGCGGGTTATATCGGCAACCTGACCGGCGGGGTGTTCGGCAGTAACTATCAGGACGTGTTCGCGTTCATCGTGCTGATCATCGTGCTGGTGTTCCGTCCGTCGGGTCTGCTCGGCGAACGTGTTGCGGATCGCGCTTGA
- a CDS encoding amino acid/amide ABC transporter membrane protein 2, HAAT family — MTSIQPIEPSTTLIPEKNLTKTLTVGIITAIFVIAAPMIIGAAGGNYWVRVLDFAMLYVMLALGLNVVVGFAGLLDLGYIAFYAIGAYVAALLSSPHLTSQFEWIAHLFPNGLHTPIWIIVPIAMGLAATFGILLGAPTLRLRGDYLAIVTLGFGEIVRIFMNNLDRPVNITNGPKGITGIDPVQVGGFSLAQTHSLFGLQFPSVYLYYYLFVMCSLLVIWVCTRLQHSRIGRAWAAIREDEIAAKAMGINTRNVKLLAFAMGASFGGLSGAMFAGFQGFVSPESFTFWESVVVLACVVLGGMGHIPGVILGAVLLSVFPEFLRSTMGPLQNAIFGHEIVDTEVIRQLLYGLAMVVIMLYRSEGLWPSPKHEDKIAKLAKRAGKKPVRA; from the coding sequence ATGACCTCAATTCAACCGATCGAGCCGTCCACGACGCTCATTCCTGAAAAGAACCTGACCAAGACGCTGACCGTCGGCATCATCACCGCGATCTTCGTGATCGCGGCGCCGATGATCATCGGTGCGGCCGGCGGCAACTACTGGGTCCGCGTGCTCGACTTCGCGATGCTGTACGTGATGCTGGCGCTGGGTCTCAACGTGGTGGTCGGCTTTGCCGGCCTGCTGGACTTGGGCTACATCGCGTTTTATGCAATCGGCGCCTATGTCGCGGCGCTGCTGTCTTCGCCGCACCTGACCTCGCAGTTCGAGTGGATCGCGCATCTGTTCCCGAACGGGTTGCACACGCCGATCTGGATCATCGTGCCGATCGCCATGGGGCTCGCCGCGACGTTCGGGATTCTGCTCGGCGCGCCGACCCTGCGTCTGCGTGGCGACTATCTCGCGATCGTGACCCTGGGCTTCGGGGAAATCGTGCGGATCTTCATGAACAACCTCGACCGTCCGGTGAACATCACCAACGGCCCGAAGGGGATCACGGGGATCGACCCGGTGCAGGTGGGCGGCTTCAGCCTCGCGCAGACGCATTCGCTGTTCGGTTTGCAGTTCCCGTCGGTGTACTTGTACTACTACCTGTTCGTGATGTGCTCGCTGCTGGTGATCTGGGTGTGTACGCGCTTGCAGCACTCCCGTATCGGCCGTGCATGGGCCGCGATCCGCGAGGACGAAATCGCCGCCAAGGCCATGGGCATCAACACCCGTAACGTGAAGTTGCTGGCCTTCGCAATGGGCGCGTCGTTCGGCGGTCTGTCGGGCGCGATGTTCGCCGGCTTCCAGGGCTTCGTGTCGCCGGAATCGTTCACCTTCTGGGAATCGGTCGTGGTGCTGGCCTGCGTGGTGCTGGGCGGCATGGGCCACATCCCCGGCGTGATTCTCGGGGCGGTGCTGCTCTCCGTGTTCCCCGAATTCCTGCGCTCGACGATGGGTCCGCTGCAGAACGCGATCTTCGGCCATGAAATCGTCGATACCGAAGTGATCCGTCAGTTGCTGTACGGCCTCGCGATGGTCGTGATCATGCTGTACCGCTCGGAAGGCCTGTGGCCGTCGCCGAAGCACGAAGACAAGATTGCGAAACTGGCGAAGCGCGCTGGCAAGAAGCCGGTGCGGGCGTAA
- a CDS encoding amino acid/amide ABC transporter substrate-binding protein, HAAT family — MRVKFAYAVSIVAAVAMLTACGKKQDSEAGAGASAATAAAAPASEVTIVKIGHAAPLTGSIAHLGKDNENGARLAVEEINAQGLTIDGHKIQLELDAQDDAADPKTGTAVAEKLVEDHVVAVVGHLNSGVSIPASKIYSDAGIVQISPSSTNPGYTQQGFKTTYRVVATDAQQGPALANYATKVLGAKRIAIVDDSTVYGKGLADEFAKAAEASGAKIVAREATNDRATEFQAVLRKIKRVQPDVIMFGGMDATGGPFTKQAAALGIRAKILGGDGVCTDKVGELAGTAVQNLVCSEAGLALSKMDKGADFEKKYVDRFHTPVQIYAPFTYDAVYVIVDAMKRANSIEAPKVLAAMPSTDYNGVIGHIAFDDKGDLKESAITLYDFKDGKKAVLDVVKM; from the coding sequence ATGCGAGTCAAATTTGCTTACGCCGTGTCCATCGTGGCTGCGGTTGCGATGTTGACCGCGTGCGGCAAGAAGCAGGATAGCGAGGCGGGAGCAGGTGCGTCGGCTGCCACGGCAGCGGCGGCCCCCGCGAGCGAAGTGACTATCGTGAAGATCGGTCATGCGGCCCCATTAACAGGCAGCATTGCGCATCTTGGCAAGGACAATGAAAACGGCGCGCGTCTGGCGGTCGAGGAAATCAACGCGCAGGGCTTGACCATCGACGGTCACAAGATCCAGTTGGAGCTCGACGCACAAGATGATGCAGCGGACCCGAAAACGGGTACGGCGGTCGCTGAAAAACTCGTCGAGGATCATGTTGTCGCCGTGGTCGGGCACCTGAATTCGGGCGTCTCGATTCCAGCGTCGAAGATCTATAGCGACGCCGGGATTGTGCAGATCTCGCCGTCGTCGACCAATCCGGGGTACACGCAGCAAGGTTTCAAGACGACGTATCGGGTGGTCGCGACCGATGCCCAGCAGGGTCCGGCGCTTGCCAACTACGCGACGAAAGTGCTCGGCGCGAAACGCATCGCGATCGTCGACGACTCGACCGTATACGGTAAGGGGCTGGCCGACGAGTTCGCGAAGGCGGCAGAGGCGAGCGGGGCGAAGATCGTCGCGCGTGAAGCCACGAATGACAGGGCTACGGAGTTTCAGGCCGTCCTTAGGAAGATCAAGCGTGTTCAGCCGGACGTGATCATGTTCGGCGGCATGGACGCAACGGGCGGGCCGTTTACCAAACAGGCGGCGGCGCTCGGTATCAGGGCAAAAATCCTTGGCGGCGACGGTGTGTGTACCGACAAGGTAGGTGAGCTGGCGGGAACCGCCGTGCAAAACCTGGTCTGTTCGGAGGCAGGACTTGCGCTTTCGAAAATGGATAAGGGAGCGGACTTCGAAAAGAAGTACGTCGACCGCTTCCACACACCGGTGCAGATTTACGCACCGTTCACGTATGACGCTGTGTACGTGATTGTCGATGCAATGAAGCGCGCTAATTCGATCGAGGCGCCCAAGGTGCTGGCTGCGATGCCGTCTACCGATTACAACGGGGTAATCGGCCACATCGCGTTCGACGACAAGGGTGATTTGAAAGAGAGCGCCATTACGCTTTACGACTTCAAGGACGGCAAAAAAGCGGTCCTCGACGTCGTGAAGATGTGA
- a CDS encoding FKBP-type peptidyl-prolyl cis-trans isomerase SlpA translates to MSIIDISEVKPGSHVTLHYRLSLADGAEVINTFTDRPATLLLGAGQLAPPLEDILLGLKVGHHSTFQLTPDQAFGPRNPELIQRVSLATLRENSMIGEDFSPGDLVEFNAPGGGRYAGVLKEVGETSALFDFNHPLAGQALAFEVKIIGIL, encoded by the coding sequence ATGAGCATCATCGACATTTCTGAAGTGAAACCCGGTTCACACGTGACGCTTCATTACCGGCTTTCCCTTGCCGATGGCGCTGAAGTCATCAATACGTTTACTGACAGGCCGGCTACGCTGCTGCTCGGCGCGGGTCAATTGGCGCCGCCGCTGGAAGATATTTTGCTGGGTTTGAAGGTGGGCCACCATTCGACCTTTCAGCTAACGCCGGATCAGGCGTTCGGTCCGCGCAATCCTGAGTTGATCCAGCGGGTCTCGCTGGCTACGCTGCGCGAAAACAGCATGATCGGCGAGGATTTTTCGCCGGGTGACCTGGTCGAATTCAACGCGCCGGGTGGCGGCCGCTACGCCGGCGTCCTGAAGGAAGTCGGCGAAACGTCGGCGTTGTTCGATTTCAACCATCCGCTTGCCGGCCAGGCGCTGGCGTTTGAAGTGAAAATCATCGGGATTCTGTAA
- a CDS encoding acetylornithine aminotransferase apoenzyme has protein sequence MNFNEYPIESLMYITNRPEIVFTHGKGSWLYDNNGKRYLDFIQGWAVNSLGHCNDGMIEALNTQSKLLLNPSPAFYNEPMAKLAGLLTQHSCFDKVFFANSGAEANEGAIKLARKWGKKFKDGAFEIITFDHSFHGRTLATMSASGKPGWDTIYAPQVPGFPKADLNDIASVEKLINAKTVAVMLEPIQGEGGVIPATREFMQQLRALTKKHNLLLIVDEVQSGCGRAGTLFAYELSGIEPDIMTLGKGIGGGVPLAALLAKADIAVFEAGDQGGTYNGNPLMTAVGYSVISQLTAPGFLEGVRARGEYLRAKLLELSEERGFEGERGEGLLRALLLGKDIGNQIVEKARVMQPDGLLLNAARPNLLRFMPALNVTNEEIDQMMAMLRSILDTL, from the coding sequence TTTCAATGAGTACCCGATCGAGTCGCTGATGTACATCACGAACCGGCCCGAAATCGTTTTCACGCACGGCAAGGGCTCCTGGCTCTACGACAACAACGGCAAGCGATATCTGGACTTCATCCAGGGGTGGGCGGTCAACAGCCTCGGCCACTGCAACGACGGCATGATCGAAGCGCTGAACACGCAATCGAAGCTGCTGCTGAATCCGTCGCCGGCCTTCTACAACGAGCCGATGGCGAAGCTCGCTGGATTGCTCACCCAGCACAGCTGTTTCGACAAGGTGTTCTTCGCGAACAGCGGCGCCGAAGCGAACGAAGGCGCAATCAAGCTCGCGCGCAAGTGGGGTAAGAAGTTCAAGGACGGCGCGTTCGAAATCATCACGTTCGATCACAGCTTCCACGGCCGCACGCTCGCCACCATGTCCGCCAGCGGCAAGCCGGGCTGGGACACGATCTACGCTCCGCAAGTGCCGGGCTTCCCGAAAGCGGATCTGAACGACATCGCGTCGGTCGAAAAGCTCATCAACGCGAAGACCGTCGCCGTGATGCTCGAGCCGATTCAGGGCGAAGGCGGCGTGATTCCCGCCACACGCGAATTCATGCAGCAACTGCGCGCGCTGACTAAAAAACACAACCTGCTCTTGATCGTCGATGAAGTGCAAAGCGGTTGTGGCCGCGCCGGCACCCTGTTTGCCTACGAGTTGTCGGGCATCGAGCCGGACATCATGACGCTCGGTAAGGGCATCGGCGGCGGCGTGCCGCTCGCGGCGCTGCTCGCGAAGGCCGATATTGCCGTGTTCGAAGCCGGCGATCAGGGTGGTACGTACAACGGCAATCCGCTGATGACAGCGGTCGGCTACTCGGTGATCTCGCAACTGACCGCGCCGGGCTTCCTCGAAGGCGTACGCGCGCGCGGCGAGTATCTGCGCGCCAAGCTGCTCGAATTGTCTGAAGAACGTGGCTTTGAAGGCGAACGCGGTGAAGGTCTGCTGCGCGCCCTGCTGCTCGGCAAGGATATCGGCAATCAGATCGTCGAGAAGGCTCGCGTAATGCAACCCGACGGCCTGCTGCTGAACGCGGCGCGTCCGAACCTGCTGCGCTTCATGCCGGCGCTGAACGTCACGAACGAAGAAATCGACCAGATGATGGCGATGCTGCGTTCGATTCTCGACACGCTGTAA
- a CDS encoding amino acid/amide ABC transporter ATP-binding protein 2, HAAT family — translation MATAMLKIKGLQVNYGGIQAVKGIDLEVAQGELVTLIGANGAGKTTTMKAITGLKPYSAGDIEYMGQSIKGIPAHELLKRGLAMVPEGRGIFSRMSIVENMQMGAYLRNDTDGIKADVDRMFGFFPRLKERATQYAGTLSGGEQQMLAMARAIISKPKLLLLDEPSMGLSPIMVEKIFEVVRAISAEGMTVLLVEQNARLALQAANRGYVMDSGLVTMSGDAKQMLDDPKVRAAYLGE, via the coding sequence ATGGCAACGGCAATGTTGAAAATCAAGGGCCTGCAGGTCAATTACGGCGGCATCCAGGCAGTCAAGGGTATCGACCTCGAAGTCGCGCAGGGCGAACTGGTCACGCTGATCGGCGCGAACGGCGCGGGCAAGACCACGACGATGAAGGCGATCACGGGTCTGAAGCCGTACTCGGCAGGCGATATCGAGTACATGGGCCAGTCGATCAAGGGCATCCCGGCGCACGAACTGCTCAAGCGCGGTCTGGCGATGGTGCCGGAAGGCCGAGGCATTTTCTCGCGCATGTCGATTGTCGAAAATATGCAGATGGGTGCTTATCTGCGTAATGACACGGACGGCATCAAGGCGGACGTCGACCGTATGTTCGGCTTCTTCCCGCGCCTGAAGGAACGTGCGACGCAGTACGCGGGCACACTCTCGGGTGGTGAACAGCAGATGCTGGCCATGGCGCGCGCGATCATCAGCAAGCCGAAGCTGTTGTTGCTCGACGAACCGTCGATGGGTCTGTCGCCGATCATGGTCGAGAAGATCTTCGAAGTGGTGCGGGCGATCTCGGCTGAAGGCATGACGGTGCTGCTGGTCGAGCAGAACGCGCGTCTCGCGCTGCAGGCGGCCAATCGCGGTTACGTGATGGACTCGGGTCTGGTGACGATGTCCGGCGACGCGAAGCAGATGCTGGATGATCCGAAGGTGCGCGCGGCTTATCTGGGTGAGTAA
- a CDS encoding 4-hydroxy-3-methylbut-2-enyl diphosphate reductase — translation MSITDTTLAEAEILLAQPRGFCAGVDRAIEIVERAIKLHGSPIYVRHEIVHNAYVVEDLRKKGAIFIEQLEEVPAGNTVIFSAHGVSKAVRSEAESRGLRVYDATCPLVTKVHIEVAKMRQDGFDIVMIGHKGHPEVEGTMGQAGEGMHLVEDIEDVQALQLADPERIAFVTQTTLSVDDAAEIIGALKAKYPAIREPKKQDICYATQNRQDAVKFMAPQCDVVIVVGSPNSSNSNRLRELAEKLGVPSYMVDSPDQIDPVWVEGKRRIGVTAGASAPEVLAQAVIGRLRELVGVRNVRALEGIEENIAFPLPRGLGLPA, via the coding sequence ATGAGCATCACGGATACGACTCTTGCCGAAGCTGAGATCCTGCTGGCGCAGCCGCGTGGGTTCTGTGCCGGCGTCGATCGGGCGATCGAAATCGTAGAGCGGGCCATCAAGCTGCATGGTTCGCCGATCTACGTGCGCCACGAAATCGTCCATAACGCCTATGTCGTCGAGGATTTGCGCAAGAAGGGTGCGATCTTCATCGAGCAGCTGGAAGAAGTGCCGGCCGGCAATACGGTCATTTTCAGCGCGCATGGCGTGTCGAAAGCGGTGCGTTCGGAAGCCGAGTCGCGCGGCCTGCGGGTGTACGACGCCACCTGTCCGCTCGTGACCAAGGTGCATATCGAAGTCGCGAAGATGCGCCAGGACGGCTTCGACATCGTGATGATCGGCCACAAGGGCCACCCTGAAGTCGAGGGTACGATGGGGCAGGCAGGCGAAGGCATGCATCTGGTGGAAGACATCGAAGACGTGCAGGCCTTGCAGCTGGCCGATCCCGAGCGGATCGCGTTCGTGACGCAAACCACGCTGTCGGTCGACGATGCAGCCGAAATCATTGGCGCCCTGAAGGCGAAATATCCGGCGATCCGCGAGCCGAAGAAGCAGGACATCTGCTACGCCACGCAAAACCGCCAGGATGCGGTCAAGTTCATGGCGCCGCAATGCGACGTCGTGATTGTGGTCGGCAGCCCGAATAGTTCGAACTCGAACCGGTTGCGCGAGCTGGCCGAAAAGCTCGGCGTGCCTTCCTATATGGTGGACTCGCCGGATCAGATCGATCCGGTTTGGGTCGAAGGCAAGCGCCGGATCGGCGTGACGGCGGGCGCCTCGGCGCCGGAAGTGCTGGCGCAAGCGGTCATCGGCCGGTTGCGTGAGCTCGTCGGCGTGCGCAACGTGCGTGCGCTCGAAGGCATTGAGGAAAACATCGCGTTTCCGCTGCCGCGCGGGCTGGGTCTGCCTGCCTGA
- a CDS encoding amino acid/amide ABC transporter ATP-binding protein 1, HAAT family, whose amino-acid sequence MSDNIRLSVKGVNKRFGGLQALSDVGLQIKSGQIYGLIGPNGAGKTTFFNVITGLYTPDSGEFKLDGTEYTPTAVYQVAKAGIARTFQNIRLFGGMTALENVMVGRHVRTKHGLIGAVFQTPAERKEEREIKERAIELLEYVGIAQYADYTSRNLSYGHQRRLEIARALATDPKLLALDEPAAGMNATEKVELTKLLDKIRSDGKTILLIEHDVKLVMGLCNQMTVLDYGKVIAQGLPSDVQKDPKVIEAYLGAGVH is encoded by the coding sequence ATGAGCGACAACATTCGACTGTCCGTCAAAGGCGTCAACAAGCGCTTCGGCGGCTTGCAGGCACTGTCCGACGTCGGCCTGCAAATCAAGTCGGGCCAGATTTACGGCCTGATCGGCCCGAACGGCGCAGGCAAGACGACCTTCTTCAATGTGATCACGGGTCTGTACACGCCGGATTCGGGCGAGTTCAAGCTCGACGGCACGGAGTACACGCCGACCGCCGTTTATCAGGTGGCGAAGGCGGGTATTGCGCGTACGTTCCAGAACATCCGTCTGTTCGGCGGCATGACCGCGTTGGAAAACGTGATGGTCGGCCGTCACGTGCGCACGAAGCACGGTCTGATCGGCGCGGTGTTTCAGACGCCGGCTGAGCGCAAGGAAGAGCGCGAGATCAAGGAACGCGCAATCGAACTGCTGGAATACGTCGGCATTGCGCAGTACGCGGACTACACGTCGCGCAATCTGTCGTACGGTCACCAGCGTCGTCTGGAAATCGCCCGTGCACTGGCAACGGATCCGAAGCTGCTCGCGCTCGACGAACCGGCTGCCGGCATGAACGCAACGGAAAAGGTCGAACTGACCAAGCTGCTGGACAAAATCCGCAGCGACGGCAAGACGATTCTTCTGATCGAGCACGACGTGAAACTGGTGATGGGTCTGTGCAACCAGATGACGGTGCTCGACTACGGCAAGGTGATTGCGCAGGGTCTGCCGTCAGACGTGCAGAAGGATCCGAAGGTGATCGAAGCTTATCTGGGTGCGGGGGTCCACTAA